A DNA window from Brassica napus cultivar Da-Ae unplaced genomic scaffold, Da-Ae ScsIHWf_947;HRSCAF=1340, whole genome shotgun sequence contains the following coding sequences:
- the LOC125606727 gene encoding uncharacterized protein LOC125606727, protein MVQDGGHELKEKEVGDDLDSQFQQQSWPVSQNAKGINLVPCCSQEVFFAHHLSKTRGRLEPLCGAMGRYLCVEAGLRSAGHEVVELLVQDIQAKDQPLCGATGRFLCVEAGLRSAGHKVVELLVQDTQEEEGHHLSHEEGW, encoded by the exons ATGGTACAAGATggtggccatgaactgaaggagaaggaggtggGTGATGATCTAGACTCTCAGTTCCAACAACAGTCATGGCCGGTTTCACAAAATGCAAAAGGaatcaacctggttccttgtt gttcacaagaagtgttctttgctcACCACCTATCCAAGACAAGAGGAAGACTtgaaccattgtgtggagcaatgggaagatacttgtgtgtagaagctggtttaagaagcgcaggccacgaggttgttgagctcctggttcaagacataCAAGCGAAAGAccaaccattgtgtggagcaacgggaaggttcttgtgtgtagaagccggtttaagaagcgcaggccacaaggttgttgagctcctggttcaagacacacaagaagaagaaggtcaccaTCTAAGCCATGAGGAAGGCTGGTGA